A region of Pyxidicoccus parkwaysis DNA encodes the following proteins:
- a CDS encoding efflux RND transporter periplasmic adaptor subunit, whose amino-acid sequence MRRWLIPVVLLLAVLVLAGVSVTRRAPTVRVAEVREPLPGEQQTELSAAGYVDSRRRSVIAPQIPGRLMDVTVEEGEPVKEGQVIARLDDQDARNVLSRAEAEVRAAQARLAAARAQAENAQRTTERTENLAKQGVIPHSELLDVETAGSAAREELNAAHAELGVAIRAREGARLQLAHTVVRAPFDGTVARKLADEGAVLAPAALAGTNLGGIVELVDLDALDVEAEVSEQQLSHIQEGQPALIFLDAFPDRAFLASVTTVRPAIDRSKATATVMVRFQSVPKGALPDMGAKVAFLREPLPPDALDPKSRAPRVPSSAVVQDDGHSAVWVVRDGRLVKQPVRLGQRVGEEVALVEGPPAGTQVVVAPDAKRLREGRRVKVEAGSG is encoded by the coding sequence ATGCGCCGGTGGCTCATTCCCGTGGTGCTGCTGCTCGCCGTGCTCGTCCTGGCGGGCGTCTCCGTCACCCGCCGCGCGCCCACCGTGCGCGTGGCGGAGGTTCGCGAGCCGCTCCCGGGAGAGCAACAGACCGAGCTGTCCGCCGCCGGCTATGTCGACTCGCGGCGCCGCTCCGTCATCGCCCCGCAGATACCGGGCCGGCTGATGGACGTCACCGTGGAGGAGGGCGAGCCGGTGAAGGAGGGGCAGGTGATTGCCCGCCTGGATGACCAGGACGCGCGCAACGTCCTGAGCCGCGCCGAAGCGGAGGTCCGCGCCGCCCAGGCCCGCCTCGCCGCCGCGCGTGCGCAAGCGGAGAATGCGCAACGCACCACCGAGCGCACCGAGAACCTGGCGAAGCAGGGCGTCATCCCGCACTCCGAACTGCTGGACGTGGAGACCGCCGGCAGCGCCGCACGCGAGGAATTGAACGCCGCGCACGCCGAGCTCGGCGTCGCCATCCGGGCGCGTGAGGGCGCGCGTCTTCAGCTCGCCCACACCGTGGTGCGCGCGCCCTTCGACGGCACGGTGGCACGCAAGCTCGCGGACGAGGGCGCCGTGCTCGCGCCGGCCGCGCTCGCGGGCACCAACCTGGGAGGCATCGTCGAACTGGTGGACCTGGACGCGCTGGATGTCGAAGCCGAGGTCAGCGAGCAACAGCTCTCCCACATTCAAGAAGGACAACCCGCGCTCATCTTCCTGGACGCCTTTCCCGACCGCGCCTTCCTCGCGAGCGTGACGACGGTGCGCCCCGCCATCGACCGCTCCAAGGCCACCGCCACGGTGATGGTGCGCTTCCAATCCGTGCCCAAGGGCGCGCTGCCGGACATGGGGGCCAAGGTGGCCTTCCTCCGCGAGCCGCTTCCTCCCGATGCGCTGGACCCGAAGTCCCGCGCTCCACGCGTGCCCTCCAGCGCGGTGGTGCAGGACGACGGCCACTCCGCGGTGTGGGTCGTGAGGGACGGGCGACTGGTGAAGCAGCCGGTGCGCCTGGGACAGCGCGTGGGCGAGGAAGTCGCCCTCGTGGAAGGGCCGCCCGCGGGCACGCAGGTGGTGGTGGCTCCGGACGCGAAGCGCCTGCGTGAAGGCCGCCGCGTGAAGGTGGAGGCGGGGAGCGGATGA
- a CDS encoding ABC transporter ATP-binding protein: MSLEAVPAPPPMVRLVGVSKTYRRGTVEVPVLEAVDLSIDTGAFEAFMGPSGSGKSTLLNLISGLDRPTTGLVEVAGRNLAEMDDRELSDWRAAHVGFVFQLYNLIPVLTAAENVELPLLLTPLSRAERRRHVNAALDLVGLSHRVSHRPPQMSGGEQQRVAIARAIVTDPDLIIADEPTGDLDRKAAEAVLDLFGVLHRDLHKTLVMVTHDPHAAERAERVHQLEKGVLQ, translated from the coding sequence ATGAGCCTGGAGGCCGTGCCAGCCCCGCCCCCCATGGTCCGCCTGGTGGGCGTGTCCAAGACGTACCGGCGTGGCACGGTGGAGGTACCCGTGCTGGAGGCGGTGGACCTGTCCATCGACACCGGCGCCTTCGAGGCCTTCATGGGCCCGTCCGGCTCCGGCAAGTCCACGCTGCTCAACCTCATCTCCGGCCTGGACCGGCCCACCACCGGCCTCGTGGAGGTGGCGGGCCGAAACCTCGCGGAAATGGACGACCGAGAGCTGAGCGACTGGCGCGCCGCCCACGTGGGCTTCGTCTTCCAGCTCTACAACCTCATCCCCGTGCTCACCGCGGCGGAGAATGTGGAGCTGCCGCTGCTGCTCACGCCGCTGTCGCGCGCCGAGCGGCGACGGCACGTCAACGCCGCGCTGGATTTGGTGGGCCTGTCCCACCGCGTGAGCCACCGTCCTCCGCAGATGTCCGGCGGCGAGCAGCAGCGCGTGGCCATCGCCCGCGCCATCGTCACCGACCCGGACCTCATCATCGCGGACGAGCCCACCGGCGATTTGGACCGCAAGGCCGCCGAGGCGGTGCTGGACCTCTTCGGGGTGCTCCACCGTGACTTGCACAAGACGCTCGTCATGGTGACGCACGACCCGCATGCCGCCGAGCGGGCCGAGCGCGTGCACCAGCTGGAGAAGGGCGTGCTCCAGTGA
- a CDS encoding ABC transporter permease yields the protein MVPLFYNARSLWARRLSTGLTVVGLGLVVFVFSSVLMLANGIESALASGGDASNAVILRKGATSELVSGVERDAVRILTTDPAVASGPDGAPLVSGELVVLVALPRGGTQVVNTTARGIGPESFTSRPEVRLVSGRKPRPGTNEVVLGRALVGTSEDATQGGVLSFAQQHWPVVGVFEARGGAFESELWGDATRLGTAFGRDSFSSALVRLRSPTQVDAFVKRVDADPRFTLEAKPEREYWAGQASGLATFIRVLGLFVSFVFSVGAVLGAMITMYAQVATRIAELGMLRAVGFRRRSVLASVVVESAMLGAAGGVLGALGALATRWIRIRTLNFQTFAEVSFGFTPTPGIVVGSLLFGTLMGLIGGLLPALRAARLSILDALRA from the coding sequence ATGGTGCCGCTCTTCTACAACGCGCGCAGCCTCTGGGCGCGGCGGCTGTCCACAGGCCTCACGGTGGTGGGGCTCGGGCTGGTGGTGTTCGTCTTCTCCTCGGTGCTGATGCTGGCCAATGGAATCGAGTCGGCGCTCGCCTCGGGAGGTGACGCGTCCAACGCGGTGATTCTGCGCAAGGGCGCCACCAGCGAGCTGGTGAGCGGCGTGGAGCGCGACGCGGTGCGCATCCTCACCACGGACCCGGCGGTGGCGTCCGGCCCGGACGGCGCGCCGCTGGTGTCCGGTGAATTGGTGGTGCTGGTGGCGCTGCCGCGCGGAGGGACGCAGGTGGTGAACACCACCGCGCGGGGCATCGGACCGGAGAGCTTCACGTCGCGGCCGGAGGTGCGGCTCGTTTCGGGCCGCAAGCCCCGGCCGGGCACCAACGAAGTGGTGCTGGGGCGCGCGCTGGTCGGCACGTCCGAGGATGCCACCCAGGGCGGAGTGCTGAGCTTCGCCCAGCAGCACTGGCCGGTGGTGGGCGTCTTCGAGGCGCGAGGCGGTGCCTTCGAGTCCGAGCTGTGGGGAGACGCCACGCGTCTGGGGACGGCCTTCGGGCGCGACAGCTTCAGCTCCGCGCTGGTGCGGCTGCGCTCACCCACGCAGGTGGACGCCTTCGTGAAGCGCGTGGATGCGGACCCGCGCTTCACGCTGGAGGCGAAGCCGGAGCGCGAGTACTGGGCGGGCCAGGCCAGCGGGCTCGCGACGTTCATCCGCGTGCTGGGCCTGTTCGTGTCCTTCGTCTTCAGCGTGGGCGCGGTGCTGGGGGCGATGATTACGATGTACGCGCAGGTGGCGACGCGCATCGCCGAGCTGGGCATGCTGCGCGCGGTGGGCTTCCGGAGGCGCAGCGTGCTGGCCAGCGTGGTGGTGGAGTCCGCCATGCTGGGCGCCGCGGGCGGAGTGCTCGGCGCGCTGGGGGCGCTGGCCACGCGGTGGATTCGCATCCGCACGCTGAACTTCCAGACGTTCGCCGAGGTGAGCTTCGGCTTCACGCCCACGCCCGGCATCGTCGTGGGTTCGCTGCTGTTCGGCACGCTGATGGGCCTCATCGGCGGGCTGCTGCCCGCACTGCGCGCCGCGCGCCTGTCCATCCTGGATGCGCTGCGCGCCTGA
- a CDS encoding ABC transporter permease, with protein sequence MNYVRLACRDLLRNPLRLTLTILAGAVGVTAFIFLRTVIDIFYFGAQAAQVDRLIVRNKVAITQPLPLSYYGRIAALPGVTAVTHQEWFGGTLGDTQKNFFANFAVDPNTFMEVFPEYATTPEALTAFRSDPCGALVGEKLARRFGWKPGDRVTLKGQIYPGDWTFNVRGIYTGTRPSADTTALLFGYRCLNESEKLPKAMKDMAGVYAVRVEDPARSAQVAAAIDGMFANSPYSTKTESEKAFQLGFVAMSSAILTAVKVVSTVILLIILLVIGNTLAMGVRERTRDIATLRAMGFRSGTVVVLVLSESAVIGLASAALGVLAAPSLVNGFAKLIASQFGQLPDNVMRGRTLVFSALAAVGVSLLAGVGPALRAVRLPVAEGLRKVA encoded by the coding sequence GTGAACTACGTGCGGCTCGCGTGCCGGGACTTGCTGCGCAACCCGCTGCGCCTGACGCTCACCATCCTCGCGGGCGCGGTGGGCGTGACGGCCTTCATCTTCCTGCGCACCGTCATCGACATCTTCTACTTCGGCGCGCAGGCGGCGCAGGTGGACCGGCTCATCGTCCGCAACAAGGTGGCGATTACACAGCCGCTGCCCCTGTCCTACTACGGGCGCATCGCCGCGCTGCCCGGCGTCACCGCCGTCACGCATCAGGAGTGGTTCGGCGGCACGCTGGGCGACACGCAGAAGAACTTCTTCGCCAACTTCGCCGTCGACCCCAACACCTTCATGGAGGTCTTCCCCGAGTACGCCACCACGCCCGAGGCGCTCACCGCCTTCCGCAGCGACCCGTGCGGCGCGCTCGTCGGAGAGAAGCTGGCCCGGCGCTTCGGGTGGAAGCCCGGGGACAGGGTGACGCTCAAGGGGCAGATTTATCCCGGTGACTGGACGTTCAACGTGCGCGGCATCTACACCGGCACGCGCCCCAGCGCGGACACCACCGCGCTGCTGTTCGGCTACCGCTGCCTCAACGAGAGCGAGAAGCTGCCCAAGGCGATGAAGGACATGGCGGGCGTCTACGCGGTGCGGGTGGAGGACCCGGCGCGCTCGGCCCAGGTGGCGGCGGCCATCGACGGCATGTTCGCCAACAGCCCCTACTCGACGAAGACGGAGAGCGAGAAGGCCTTCCAGCTCGGCTTCGTGGCCATGTCATCCGCCATCCTCACGGCGGTGAAGGTGGTGTCCACCGTCATCCTGCTCATCATCCTGCTCGTCATCGGCAACACGCTGGCCATGGGCGTGCGCGAGCGCACGCGCGACATCGCCACCCTGCGCGCCATGGGCTTCCGCTCGGGCACGGTGGTGGTGCTGGTGCTGTCCGAGTCCGCTGTCATCGGCCTCGCTTCCGCGGCGCTGGGCGTGCTGGCCGCGCCGTCGCTGGTCAACGGCTTCGCGAAGCTCATCGCCTCGCAGTTCGGACAACTGCCGGACAACGTGATGCGGGGGCGCACGCTCGTCTTCTCCGCGCTCGCGGCGGTGGGGGTGTCGCTGCTGGCGGGCGTGGGGCCGGCGCTGCGCGCGGTGCGCCTGCCGGTGGCGGAAGGTCTCAGGAAGGTGGCCTGA
- a CDS encoding NAD(P)/FAD-dependent oxidoreductase: MRHPSTPEVSNRHAIVCGSSMAGLLTAGLLARNFERVTVVERDGLEDTPTVRKGVPQGTQTHVVLKRGMDIAAAIYPGLLDDLQGHGAQALDMALDGVWHVAGVWRKRVSSDVTLYSMTRPLFEWRVRTMLAALPNVRILDRHEVTGFLHVPDGTRITGLKVRAPGSTEETHLEADLVVDASGRGSRTPQWLEDLGYPRVKETRIQIDVGYATRLYHVPPGFDAGWRSLIVSAELPTNRRFGTIIPVEGNRWTVTLCGWLKDYPPTDHEGFLAYARSLAQPHIYEALKNAEPAGPLHSYRFAHSQWRHFERLPRVPEGLLVVGDAFCSFNPIYGQGITSSALLAEAVGECLLQGLDGLSRRYFARAGRLLKVPWMLSTTEDFRLPELADLRSFGSRFLYWYGERFQQLTAVDDAAVRTFMEVMHMLKPPEAIFSPGLFWKALTRRPVSTQLPRRPEPLPVPVSKAA; the protein is encoded by the coding sequence ATGAGGCACCCCTCCACTCCTGAAGTGTCCAATCGCCACGCCATTGTTTGTGGCAGCAGCATGGCCGGACTGCTCACCGCGGGCTTGCTCGCGCGGAACTTCGAGCGCGTCACGGTGGTGGAGCGTGACGGACTGGAGGACACGCCCACCGTACGCAAGGGTGTCCCGCAGGGCACCCAGACGCACGTGGTGCTCAAGCGGGGAATGGACATCGCCGCGGCCATCTACCCCGGGCTCCTGGATGACCTGCAGGGCCATGGCGCCCAGGCGCTGGACATGGCATTGGACGGCGTGTGGCACGTGGCCGGCGTCTGGCGCAAGCGCGTGTCCAGCGACGTGACCCTGTACTCGATGACGCGCCCCCTCTTCGAGTGGCGCGTGCGCACGATGCTCGCGGCGCTGCCCAACGTGCGCATCCTCGACCGGCACGAAGTCACGGGCTTCCTGCACGTCCCGGACGGCACGCGCATCACCGGCCTCAAGGTCCGTGCGCCTGGGAGCACCGAGGAGACGCACCTCGAAGCGGACCTGGTGGTGGACGCCAGCGGCCGCGGGAGCCGGACGCCGCAGTGGCTGGAGGACCTGGGCTACCCCCGCGTGAAGGAGACGCGCATCCAGATTGACGTCGGCTACGCCACGCGCCTGTACCACGTCCCACCGGGCTTCGACGCGGGGTGGAGGTCCCTCATCGTCTCCGCCGAATTGCCCACCAACCGCCGCTTCGGCACCATCATCCCCGTCGAGGGCAACCGGTGGACGGTGACGTTGTGCGGCTGGCTCAAGGACTATCCGCCCACGGACCATGAGGGCTTCCTCGCGTATGCGCGCTCGCTGGCGCAACCCCACATCTACGAAGCGCTGAAGAACGCCGAGCCGGCGGGGCCCCTCCACAGCTACCGCTTCGCGCACAGCCAGTGGCGCCACTTCGAGCGGCTGCCCCGCGTCCCCGAGGGCCTCCTGGTGGTGGGCGACGCGTTCTGCTCCTTCAATCCCATCTATGGACAGGGCATCACCTCCAGCGCGCTGCTCGCGGAGGCCGTGGGCGAGTGCCTGCTCCAGGGGCTCGACGGCCTGTCGCGCCGCTACTTCGCGCGCGCCGGGAGGCTGCTGAAGGTGCCGTGGATGCTGTCCACCACCGAGGACTTCCGCCTGCCCGAGCTCGCGGACCTGCGCTCCTTCGGGAGCCGCTTCCTGTACTGGTACGGCGAGCGCTTCCAGCAGCTCACGGCGGTGGACGACGCGGCGGTGCGCACCTTCATGGAGGTGATGCACATGCTCAAGCCGCCCGAGGCCATCTTCTCGCCGGGCCTGTTCTGGAAGGCCCTGACGCGGCGGCCCGTGTCCACACAGTTGCCCCGTCGCCCGGAGCCGCTGCCCGTGCCCGTTTCCAAGGCGGCGTAG